The Longimicrobium sp. DNA window TCGACCGGGGGCGTTGACCCGCGGGCGCGTCGTTTCGGCGTGCAAACCGTGGAAATATCGGAGCCTGCAAAGCTAGGCCCGCCCACGGACCCCCGCAACCCGGCGCCCGGAAGTCGCCGCGGCCAGATGCACGGGCCATGCCGGGCGGGCGCGCCCTCAGCGGCCGGTGGACCCGAAGCCAGATTCGCCCCGGCCCGACTTGCTCAACTCGTCCGCCTCTTCCACCTCCGGCGCCAGGAAGCGCGCGAACACCAGCTGGGCGATGCGCGTTCCGCGGGGAACGGGCACGGGCTCCGTCCCCGCGTTCCACACGATCACCTTGAGCTCGCCCCGGAAGTCGGGGTCGATGGTCGCGGGCGAGTTGGGAAGGGTGATGCCGTGGCGAAGCGCCAGCCCCGAGCGCGGGCGCACCTGGCACTCCACCCCGTCCGGCAGCTCGATGGCCAGCCCGGTGACCACCAGGCGCCGCTCGCCGGGGTGCAGC harbors:
- the dut gene encoding dUTP diphosphatase, translating into MTEPIRVRFKRLAHNPDLPLPARQTPGSAGYDVASAEPDFVLHPGERRLVVTGLAIELPDGVECQVRPRSGLALRHGITLPNSPATIDPDFRGELKVIVWNAGTEPVPVPRGTRIAQLVFARFLAPEVEEADELSKSGRGESGFGSTGR